Proteins encoded within one genomic window of Brenneria nigrifluens DSM 30175 = ATCC 13028:
- a CDS encoding ABC transporter substrate-binding protein — translation MSWFNRMSLWGRYTLLALSLATAHFQAAAATTPQRGGTLTLILSSEPSTLVSLATVAQPAIAVSGKVSEGLLTYDYDLNPLPQLATSWEISPDGKRYTFHLREGVKWHDGQDFTSADVAYSIQLLKKVHPRASSTFANVADIKTPDPLTAVFELSHPAPYLLRAFAAGETPIIPKHLYDKAGADALKSANNNAPVGTGPYVFSEWVRGSHIVYKRNPNYWDNPKPYIDQLIVKFSPDAVVRSVALETGEADIAYRTPVALSDIKRLKEAGKLGFETKGNNYSYSVAALQFNLDDPHFKELKVRQAFSHAIDRDALLRVAYFGHGVVTASPIAPGLKTFHDPAPSPYPFDIDEANRLLDEAGYPRGADGVRFRITLDYNTYDDAFRRIADFTRSSLAKIGVAATLRSADISTHTKRVYTDRDFSLSINMFANLYDPTVGVQRLYWSKNFRIGLPFSNASHYHNPEVDRLLEAAQTENDPATRVAQFKQFQHIVMRDAPDINLLSPLFITIYNPRVHDHSLTADGIEGNLSGVWVEPKR, via the coding sequence ATGTCATGGTTCAATCGGATGTCTCTCTGGGGACGATACACGTTGCTGGCTTTAAGCCTGGCGACGGCGCATTTTCAGGCGGCAGCGGCAACAACGCCGCAACGGGGCGGTACGCTCACGCTGATATTATCCAGCGAACCGTCCACGCTGGTGTCGTTGGCCACGGTGGCGCAGCCGGCGATCGCCGTCAGCGGCAAAGTCAGCGAAGGATTGCTGACCTATGACTACGATCTCAACCCGCTGCCGCAGCTGGCCACCTCCTGGGAGATCAGTCCCGACGGAAAAAGGTACACCTTTCATTTGCGCGAAGGGGTGAAGTGGCATGACGGCCAGGATTTCACCTCGGCGGACGTCGCTTACTCCATCCAGCTACTGAAAAAAGTGCATCCGCGCGCCAGCAGCACCTTCGCCAACGTCGCGGACATCAAAACCCCCGATCCGCTAACCGCGGTATTCGAGCTTTCCCATCCGGCGCCCTATTTGCTCAGGGCGTTCGCCGCCGGGGAAACCCCCATCATTCCCAAACATCTTTATGACAAAGCGGGCGCCGATGCGCTGAAAAGCGCCAATAACAACGCCCCCGTCGGTACCGGTCCGTACGTGTTCAGCGAATGGGTGCGCGGCAGCCATATCGTCTACAAACGGAATCCAAACTACTGGGATAACCCGAAACCCTATATCGACCAGCTGATTGTCAAATTCTCGCCGGATGCGGTGGTGCGTTCGGTGGCGCTGGAAACGGGCGAAGCCGATATCGCCTACCGTACTCCGGTGGCGCTGAGCGATATCAAACGGCTGAAAGAAGCAGGCAAGCTGGGCTTTGAAACCAAAGGGAACAACTACTCTTACAGCGTGGCGGCGCTGCAATTCAATCTGGACGACCCACACTTTAAGGAGCTCAAGGTACGGCAGGCGTTTTCACACGCGATAGATCGCGACGCCCTGCTGCGGGTGGCCTATTTCGGTCATGGCGTGGTCACCGCGTCCCCTATCGCGCCGGGACTGAAAACCTTCCACGATCCGGCGCCGTCGCCTTATCCGTTCGATATCGACGAGGCCAATCGCCTGCTGGATGAAGCGGGTTACCCGCGCGGGGCGGACGGCGTGCGTTTCCGCATTACCCTCGACTACAACACCTATGACGACGCTTTCCGTCGCATCGCCGACTTTACCCGCTCGTCATTGGCGAAAATCGGCGTGGCGGCGACATTGCGCTCGGCGGATATTTCAACCCATACCAAACGGGTATATACCGATCGTGATTTCTCATTGTCGATCAACATGTTCGCCAACCTGTACGACCCGACGGTAGGCGTGCAGCGGCTTTACTGGTCGAAAAACTTCCGCATCGGGCTGCCTTTCTCCAATGCCTCTCACTACCATAACCCGGAGGTGGACAGACTGCTGGAAGCGGCGCAGACCGAAAACGACCCGGCGACGCGCGTCGCCCAATTTAAGCAATTTCAGCACATCGTCATGCGCGACGCGCCGGATATCAACCTGCTGTCGCCGCTGTTCATCACCATTTACAACCCGCGCGTGCACGATCACTCGCTGACGGCCGACGGTATCGAAGGGAATCTGTCCGGCGTGTGGGTGGAGCCGAAACGCTGA
- the ibpB gene encoding small heat shock chaperone IbpB has product MRNYDLSPLLRQWIGFDKLASSMQGSQESIEFPPYNIEKKDDNHYRITLALAGFQQSELDIEVEGPRLTVKGTPTPSDRKVEYLHQGLVFKPFSLSFTLAEHLHVSAAQFEHGLLHIDLVREVPEALQPQRIAIGNSSRPALDQPSVEDKS; this is encoded by the coding sequence ATGCGTAACTATGATTTATCACCACTACTGCGTCAGTGGATCGGTTTCGACAAATTAGCCAGTTCGATGCAGGGGAGCCAGGAATCTATCGAGTTTCCTCCCTATAATATCGAGAAAAAAGACGATAACCACTATCGCATCACGCTGGCGTTGGCGGGTTTCCAGCAAAGCGAACTGGATATTGAAGTAGAGGGTCCGCGCCTGACGGTGAAAGGCACCCCGACGCCGTCGGACAGAAAAGTGGAATATCTGCATCAGGGGCTGGTGTTCAAGCCGTTTTCCCTGAGCTTTACGCTGGCGGAACATCTGCATGTCTCTGCGGCGCAGTTTGAACATGGGTTGCTGCATATCGATCTGGTGCGCGAAGTGCCGGAAGCGTTGCAGCCGCAGCGGATTGCCATTGGCAATAGTAGCCGTCCGGCGTTAGACCAGCCGTCCGTTGAAGATAAGTCGTAA
- the dcuR gene encoding two-component system response regulator DcuR: protein MINVLIVDDDAMVAELNKSYLNQVSGFRCYATVPTLQQARNLLMQPDSEIDLVLLDIYMQQDNGLDLLPTIREFSEKTDVIIISSASDVYTIKKALHYGVVDYLIKPFQFSRFEQALTAYREETNLLKHRDFVAQSDIDNLIRRTSSSPAGERKKLPKGLTSLTLRTVCEWIEGNQGAEFSTEMLANAIGISRVSCRKYLIYLADTGILATNILYGSTGRPVYLYRLLPEKQDALRQYCE from the coding sequence ATGATTAATGTACTGATTGTTGATGACGATGCCATGGTTGCAGAACTAAATAAATCTTATCTGAATCAGGTATCCGGGTTCAGATGTTATGCAACGGTGCCCACCTTACAGCAGGCAAGAAATCTGCTGATGCAGCCGGATTCGGAAATCGATCTGGTTTTGCTGGATATCTATATGCAGCAGGACAACGGGCTGGATTTGTTGCCCACCATCCGTGAGTTCAGCGAAAAGACCGATGTGATCATTATTTCCTCCGCCAGCGACGTGTATACCATCAAGAAAGCGCTGCACTACGGCGTGGTGGATTACCTGATTAAGCCTTTCCAGTTCTCACGTTTTGAGCAGGCGTTGACGGCTTATCGCGAAGAGACGAATTTACTGAAACACCGTGATTTTGTCGCGCAGTCCGATATTGATAACCTGATCCGTCGCACCAGCAGCAGCCCAGCCGGCGAGCGCAAAAAACTGCCCAAAGGGCTGACCAGCTTAACGCTGCGCACCGTGTGCGAGTGGATTGAAGGAAACCAGGGCGCGGAGTTCTCCACGGAAATGCTGGCCAACGCCATTGGCATCTCCCGGGTGTCATGCCGTAAATACCTGATCTACCTCGCGGATACCGGCATTCTTGCCACTAACATTCTCTATGGTTCTACCGGGCGTCCGGTATATCTCTACCGGCTGCTGCCGGAAAAACAGGATGCGCTGCGGCAGTACTGCGAATAA
- a CDS encoding putative transporter — translation MSDIALTVSMLALVAVLGLWIGNWRIYGVGLGIGGVLFGGIIVGHFAQRYQFELNSDMLHFIQEFGLILFVYTIGIQVGPGFFSSLRVSGLRLNGFAILTVLLGCVATVIIHKAFDVPLPIILGIFSGAVTNTPSLGAAQQILTDLGSGATLVNQMGMGYAMAYPLGICGILLVMWLMRVLFRVAIDAEAKQFESSNGTHHEPLHTMNVSVSNANLQGLAIQDVPILNRDAVVCSRLKRGDELMVPSPATIIQLGDYLHLVGAKSDLQQARLVIGNEVDTSLSTRGTELHVERVVVTNEKVLGRKIRELNLKQNYDVVISRLNRAGVELIAGNNASLQFGDILNLVGRKTAIDAVADIVGNAQQKLQQVQMLPVFIGIGLGVLLGSIPLFIPGFPVALRLGLAGGPLVVALILGRIGGIGKLYWFMPPSANLALRELGIVLFLSVVGLKSGGDFMATLLHGDGIWWIGYGALITIVPLLIVGVLARTVGKMNYLTLCGMLSGSMTDPPALAFANGLHPTSGAAALSYATVYPLAMFLRIISPQLLAVLFWTM, via the coding sequence ATGAGTGATATCGCGCTAACCGTTAGTATGCTGGCGCTGGTGGCGGTTCTGGGATTATGGATCGGCAACTGGCGGATTTACGGCGTAGGGTTAGGGATCGGCGGGGTCTTGTTTGGCGGGATCATCGTCGGGCATTTCGCCCAGCGCTATCAGTTCGAGCTGAATAGCGACATGCTGCATTTTATTCAGGAATTCGGGTTAATTCTGTTTGTTTATACCATCGGCATTCAGGTCGGGCCGGGTTTTTTCTCTTCGCTGCGGGTTTCCGGTCTGCGCCTCAACGGCTTTGCGATTCTGACGGTCCTCCTCGGCTGCGTGGCGACCGTTATCATCCATAAGGCTTTCGATGTTCCTTTGCCGATTATTCTGGGGATTTTTTCCGGCGCCGTCACCAACACGCCCTCGCTGGGGGCCGCTCAGCAAATCCTGACCGATCTCGGCTCCGGCGCCACGCTGGTCAATCAGATGGGAATGGGCTACGCCATGGCGTATCCGTTGGGCATCTGCGGCATTTTGCTGGTGATGTGGCTGATGCGCGTGTTGTTCCGCGTGGCGATTGATGCGGAGGCTAAACAGTTTGAGAGCAGCAATGGCACGCATCATGAACCATTGCATACTATGAATGTGTCGGTCAGCAACGCCAACCTGCAAGGGCTGGCGATTCAGGACGTGCCGATTCTGAACCGTGATGCCGTGGTATGCTCCCGCCTGAAGCGCGGCGATGAGCTGATGGTGCCTTCCCCGGCGACCATTATTCAGCTGGGAGACTATTTGCATCTGGTTGGCGCGAAAAGCGATCTGCAACAGGCGCGGCTGGTGATCGGTAATGAAGTGGATACCTCGCTGTCGACCCGCGGTACCGAGTTGCACGTTGAGCGGGTGGTGGTGACCAATGAGAAGGTGCTGGGGCGCAAGATCCGCGAGCTGAATCTGAAGCAAAATTACGATGTAGTGATTTCCCGCCTTAACCGCGCCGGCGTCGAACTGATCGCCGGCAACAATGCCAGCCTGCAATTCGGCGATATTCTCAATCTGGTCGGGCGGAAAACGGCGATTGACGCAGTCGCCGATATTGTGGGGAATGCGCAACAGAAGCTCCAGCAGGTACAAATGCTGCCGGTGTTTATCGGCATCGGCCTCGGAGTATTGCTGGGATCTATCCCGTTGTTTATCCCTGGTTTTCCGGTAGCCTTGCGGCTAGGGCTGGCCGGAGGACCGCTGGTGGTAGCCTTGATTCTGGGGCGTATCGGCGGTATCGGCAAACTCTATTGGTTTATGCCCCCCAGCGCCAACCTCGCCTTGCGAGAGCTGGGTATTGTGCTATTTCTGTCGGTTGTCGGGCTGAAGTCGGGCGGCGATTTTATGGCAACGCTGTTGCATGGCGACGGCATATGGTGGATTGGCTACGGCGCATTAATCACCATTGTTCCGTTGTTGATTGTCGGGGTGCTGGCGCGCACCGTCGGCAAAATGAATTATCTGACGCTGTGCGGGATGTTGTCCGGGTCAATGACGGATCCTCCGGCGCTGGCGTTCGCCAATGGGCTGCACCCCACCAGCGGCGCGGCGGCGTTGTCTTATGCCACGGTGTATCCGTTGGCGATGTTTCTGCGCATTATATCGCCGCAGCTGCTGGCGGTGCTGTTTTGGACGATGTGA
- a CDS encoding sensor histidine kinase encodes MSKKKTPLKLGTSVFLMVSAVIGAVLLVVYALLFFRINQLSEDNLREKAFAIARTFAASPMVIDELKGIGKPDVVQKTAEIIRQRNQLLFVTVTDMDTIRHTHPEPERIGEYFSGRDIYPALLGMENTSINRGTLDPALRVFAPVFDGDNRQVGVVALGIALTSVQNVINENRWMIPWAILAGALVGWLGTLILVKILKRIMLGFEPFEISNLFEQRNAMLKQIKEGVIAVDQHARITVINDEAKRLFRQGLPGGDKTAESISEQWLEHLHLKQVLKSGIPRRDEEINVNGHLLLTNTIPVFVKGDMIGAIATFRDKTEISQLLQRLTGMSYYADALRAQSHEFMNKLHVILGMLHLKYYSQLEDYILKTANNYQAEIGSIIRKVKSPVIAGFLLGKINRARDLGITLSISEESLLPDTEDVDATNELITVLGNLIENAMDAIDGQENCEISVSFHHQDGRLHCTVGDDGPGIALADQEHIYEQGFSTKGSGRGIGLYLTKQSLEKIGGNIDFESEPEVYTQFFVNIPYQARLFDHD; translated from the coding sequence ATGAGTAAGAAAAAAACACCGTTGAAATTGGGAACGTCGGTGTTTCTGATGGTTTCGGCGGTGATTGGCGCTGTGCTGCTGGTGGTATACGCCTTACTGTTTTTCCGCATTAACCAGTTATCGGAAGATAACCTGCGGGAAAAGGCATTCGCCATCGCCCGCACTTTCGCCGCCTCGCCCATGGTCATTGACGAGCTGAAAGGGATTGGCAAACCTGATGTCGTGCAGAAGACGGCGGAAATTATCCGTCAGCGTAATCAGCTGCTTTTCGTTACCGTCACCGATATGGATACCATTCGCCATACCCATCCTGAACCCGAACGAATTGGCGAATATTTTTCGGGCCGCGATATTTATCCCGCCTTGCTGGGGATGGAAAATACCTCCATTAATCGCGGTACGCTCGATCCGGCGCTGCGGGTTTTTGCGCCGGTTTTTGACGGCGATAACCGGCAGGTCGGCGTGGTGGCGTTGGGTATCGCGCTGACCAGTGTGCAAAACGTCATTAACGAGAACCGCTGGATGATCCCCTGGGCTATCCTGGCGGGGGCGCTGGTTGGCTGGCTGGGCACCTTGATTTTAGTGAAAATACTCAAACGAATCATGCTGGGTTTTGAGCCGTTTGAGATCTCCAATCTGTTTGAGCAGCGCAATGCGATGCTCAAACAGATTAAGGAAGGGGTCATCGCGGTCGACCAGCATGCGCGCATCACGGTAATCAATGATGAGGCCAAACGACTATTTCGCCAGGGCTTGCCGGGCGGTGATAAAACGGCCGAAAGCATCAGCGAACAGTGGCTGGAACATCTGCACCTGAAACAGGTGTTGAAAAGCGGCATCCCCCGCCGCGATGAGGAAATCAACGTTAACGGACATCTGTTGCTGACCAACACCATTCCGGTATTTGTTAAGGGCGATATGATCGGCGCCATCGCTACATTTCGTGATAAAACCGAAATCAGCCAGTTACTGCAACGTTTGACCGGGATGTCTTACTATGCGGATGCCCTGCGGGCGCAGTCGCATGAGTTTATGAACAAGCTGCATGTAATACTGGGAATGCTGCACTTAAAGTATTATTCCCAACTGGAAGATTATATTTTAAAAACCGCCAATAACTATCAGGCGGAAATCGGGTCGATTATCCGTAAAGTGAAATCGCCGGTGATCGCCGGTTTTTTGTTGGGTAAAATCAACCGCGCGCGCGATCTCGGCATTACGCTGTCAATCAGCGAAGAGAGCCTGTTGCCGGATACGGAAGACGTTGATGCCACCAATGAGTTGATCACCGTGTTAGGCAACCTGATTGAAAATGCGATGGACGCCATAGACGGGCAGGAAAATTGTGAAATCAGCGTGAGTTTTCACCATCAGGACGGGCGTTTGCACTGTACGGTGGGCGATGACGGTCCGGGCATCGCGCTGGCGGACCAGGAACATATTTATGAGCAGGGTTTTTCCACCAAAGGCAGCGGGCGTGGCATTGGCCTGTATCTGACCAAACAGAGTTTGGAGAAGATCGGCGGAAACATCGATTTTGAGTCGGAACCTGAGGTATATACCCAGTTTTTCGTTAACATTCCTTATCAAGCAAGGTTGTTTGACCATGATTAA
- a CDS encoding YceK/YidQ family lipoprotein produces the protein MTILKSALFSFIITGIVVTAISGCSSVMTHTGANQGYYPGTRASMDMLRDDDTSWVMMPLAVIDLPFSAVADTLLLPYDYYRAGRDKNAVSTHDRISHSEQQNQTVISQSATAPHNQL, from the coding sequence ATGACCATACTGAAAAGTGCTTTATTTTCTTTCATCATCACCGGCATCGTGGTGACGGCCATCAGCGGTTGTTCCAGCGTAATGACGCACACCGGAGCCAATCAGGGCTACTATCCCGGTACGCGCGCCAGTATGGATATGTTACGCGACGACGACACCAGTTGGGTGATGATGCCGCTGGCGGTCATCGATCTGCCCTTTTCCGCCGTGGCGGATACCCTGTTATTGCCCTATGACTACTACCGTGCCGGCCGGGATAAAAACGCCGTCTCAACGCACGATCGCATATCACACAGCGAACAGCAGAACCAAACCGTCATTTCGCAGAGCGCCACCGCGCCCCACAATCAGCTTTAA
- a CDS encoding CopG family ribbon-helix-helix protein: protein MAVSVKLDTQLEERLARLAAKRKRTKHYLMKQAIVSYVDTEEQKEHLRQQAQSSYANYLNTGNHLTGKEVVDFLRSGKSGDLPECHK from the coding sequence ATGGCAGTCTCCGTAAAACTTGATACCCAACTTGAGGAAAGGCTTGCACGCTTGGCGGCTAAGCGCAAGAGAACAAAACACTATCTGATGAAGCAAGCTATTGTTTCCTATGTTGATACAGAAGAACAGAAAGAACATTTACGCCAGCAGGCACAGTCTTCCTATGCAAATTACCTCAACACAGGCAATCATTTAACGGGTAAAGAAGTCGTTGATTTTCTGCGGAGTGGCAAAAGCGGGGATCTTCCTGAATGCCACAAGTGA
- the ibpA gene encoding small heat shock chaperone IbpA has protein sequence MRNPDFSPLYRSAIGFDRLFNLLETGQSQSNGGYPPYNVELVDENQYRIAIAVAGFSEQELDITAHDNLLIVKGAHVGEPAARNYLYQGIAERNFERKFQLAEHIQIKGANLENGLLYIDLQRIVPETMKPRRIEIK, from the coding sequence ATGCGTAACCCTGACTTTTCACCCCTTTATCGCTCCGCTATCGGTTTTGATCGCCTGTTCAATCTGCTGGAAACCGGCCAGAGCCAAAGCAACGGCGGCTACCCCCCGTATAACGTCGAGCTGGTGGACGAGAACCAATACCGTATCGCCATCGCCGTCGCCGGTTTCTCCGAACAGGAACTGGATATTACCGCGCACGATAACCTGTTGATCGTAAAAGGGGCGCACGTCGGTGAGCCGGCTGCCCGCAACTATTTATATCAGGGTATCGCCGAGCGTAATTTTGAGCGCAAGTTCCAGTTGGCCGAACATATTCAGATTAAAGGCGCCAATCTGGAAAACGGTTTGTTGTATATCGATCTGCAGCGCATCGTGCCGGAAACCATGAAGCCGCGCCGCATCGAAATTAAATAA
- a CDS encoding anion permease translates to MSANSSRLLKLLIIVCIAGGLWLLPVPAGVKPDAWHLMAIFIATVVGLILSPYPLGAMAMFSLTSVAILGLLSIKEVLTGFSDPTIWMIACAFFISRGFIKTGFGRRIGLLFISKLGNSSLGLAYGLVFTDLLFAPAMPSTSARCGGIITPLFRSISEAYDSTPEKGTQRRIGAFLVQSIFQCNAVTSAMFMTSMAGNPMVAKLASQFGIHISWTDWALATLLPGFLSLALIPYLIYRFYPPELKKTSEMRAIAVERLREMGAMSRNEWIVLGVFLGLVTFWVLGSTLNIDATLTALAGLSVLLLSRALTWDDVVSEKEAWHTVVWFAVLMTLAGQLNKMGLIAWLGGLAGDAVSGMHWLPMLGLLLLVYYYSHYLMASAIAHISAMYAIFVSIALAAGAPPMLTVLVFGFFSNLFMSTTHYSSGPAPILFGCGYMPLSTWWKIGFLVGLVVIPIWLGVGGMWWKLLGFW, encoded by the coding sequence ATGTCTGCGAATAGTAGCAGGTTGTTAAAGCTTCTGATTATAGTTTGTATTGCCGGCGGGTTGTGGCTGCTCCCGGTTCCTGCCGGCGTTAAACCCGATGCCTGGCACCTGATGGCGATTTTTATTGCCACGGTGGTCGGCCTGATCCTTTCCCCTTACCCTTTGGGCGCGATGGCGATGTTCAGCCTGACGTCGGTCGCCATACTGGGGTTATTATCGATTAAAGAAGTACTGACCGGTTTCAGCGATCCGACTATCTGGATGATCGCCTGCGCCTTCTTTATTTCCCGTGGCTTTATTAAAACCGGTTTTGGCCGGCGTATCGGTTTGCTGTTTATCAGCAAGCTGGGCAACAGCTCGCTGGGGCTGGCTTACGGGCTGGTGTTCACCGACCTGCTGTTTGCCCCGGCCATGCCTTCAACGTCGGCGCGCTGCGGCGGTATTATTACTCCGCTGTTCCGCTCTATTTCCGAAGCTTATGACTCTACGCCGGAAAAGGGCACGCAACGGCGCATCGGCGCCTTTCTGGTACAGTCCATTTTCCAGTGCAACGCCGTGACTTCCGCCATGTTTATGACCTCCATGGCCGGTAACCCGATGGTGGCTAAACTGGCTTCCCAGTTCGGTATTCATATCAGTTGGACCGACTGGGCGCTGGCAACGCTGCTGCCCGGTTTCCTCTCTCTGGCTTTGATCCCCTATCTGATTTACCGCTTCTATCCGCCGGAACTGAAAAAAACGTCGGAAATGCGCGCCATTGCGGTGGAGCGTCTGCGTGAAATGGGGGCGATGAGCCGCAATGAATGGATCGTCCTGGGGGTATTCCTGGGGCTGGTGACGTTCTGGGTGCTGGGGTCGACGCTGAATATCGACGCGACGCTGACGGCGCTGGCTGGTCTGAGCGTGCTGCTGCTGAGCCGGGCGCTGACCTGGGACGACGTGGTCAGTGAAAAAGAAGCCTGGCATACCGTGGTCTGGTTCGCCGTGCTGATGACGCTGGCGGGTCAGTTGAACAAGATGGGCCTGATTGCCTGGCTTGGCGGGCTGGCGGGCGACGCCGTGAGCGGTATGCATTGGTTGCCGATGCTCGGTCTGCTGTTGCTGGTTTACTACTATAGCCACTATCTGATGGCGAGCGCGATTGCCCATATCAGCGCGATGTATGCGATTTTCGTGTCGATTGCCCTGGCGGCGGGCGCGCCTCCGATGTTGACGGTGCTGGTGTTCGGTTTCTTCAGTAATCTGTTTATGTCCACCACCCATTACTCCAGCGGTCCGGCGCCGATTCTTTTCGGCTGCGGTTATATGCCGTTGAGCACCTGGTGGAAGATTGGCTTCCTGGTGGGGCTGGTGGTGATACCGATCTGGCTGGGCGTGGGCGGCATGTGGTGGAAACTGCTCGGTTTCTGGTAA
- the glk gene encoding glucokinase, with the protein MYQYALVGDVGGTNARLALCALESGEISGNRHYAVADHSSLETVIRLFLADHPALNVKQGCIAIACPVASDWVAMTNHHWAFSIMEQTRNLNFDRLDIINDFTAVSMAIPALKANDVIQFGGTLALADKPIAVYGAGTGLGVAHLLPVDSKWISLPGEGGHVDFAPNSEEESLILPVLRAEFGHVSAERVLSGSGLVNLYRAIVIADGRTPQALTPKDVSEKAQENSCTDCRRALSLFCVLLGRFGGNLALTLGTFGGVYIAGGIVPRFLDFFLESGFRAAFEDKGRFKDYLAAIPVFLITHPHPGLLGAGTWLRQASGYRL; encoded by the coding sequence ATGTATCAATATGCCCTGGTGGGCGATGTTGGCGGAACAAACGCGCGGCTGGCGCTCTGCGCTCTGGAAAGCGGTGAAATATCGGGCAACAGACATTATGCCGTGGCGGATCACAGCAGTCTGGAAACGGTTATCCGGCTTTTTCTGGCCGACCACCCCGCGCTGAACGTTAAACAAGGCTGCATCGCCATTGCCTGCCCCGTCGCCAGCGACTGGGTGGCGATGACCAACCATCACTGGGCCTTTTCCATCATGGAACAGACCCGCAACCTGAATTTTGACCGTCTGGATATTATCAATGACTTTACCGCCGTCAGTATGGCCATCCCGGCGCTCAAGGCGAACGATGTGATCCAATTCGGCGGGACGCTGGCCCTGGCGGATAAACCGATTGCGGTTTACGGCGCGGGCACCGGGCTGGGGGTTGCCCATCTCCTGCCGGTGGACAGCAAATGGATAAGCTTGCCCGGCGAAGGCGGACACGTGGACTTTGCCCCCAACAGCGAAGAAGAGTCATTAATTCTGCCGGTACTGCGCGCCGAATTCGGTCATGTGTCGGCGGAACGCGTTCTGTCCGGCTCCGGCCTTGTCAATCTGTACCGGGCTATCGTCATTGCCGACGGCAGAACGCCGCAAGCGCTGACGCCAAAGGACGTGTCTGAAAAAGCGCAGGAAAACAGCTGCACGGACTGTCGCCGCGCGTTGTCGCTGTTCTGCGTGCTGCTCGGGCGTTTTGGCGGTAATCTGGCGTTAACGCTGGGAACGTTTGGCGGCGTATATATCGCCGGAGGAATTGTTCCGCGTTTCCTGGATTTTTTCCTTGAATCCGGCTTTCGCGCCGCCTTTGAGGATAAAGGCCGCTTTAAAGATTATCTGGCCGCCATTCCGGTTTTCCTGATCACCCATCCGCATCCCGGCCTACTGGGCGCCGGAACCTGGCTGCGGCAGGCGAGCGGCTACAGGTTGTAA